In the Besnoitia besnoiti strain Bb-Ger1 chromosome XII, whole genome shotgun sequence genome, one interval contains:
- a CDS encoding SRP40, C-terminal domain-containing protein (encoded by transcript BESB_023960): MAEKSASHGTLLLSVVSFLESLGLRKAAKALRKEASAQMLAGEEELFPGETLPEVVAAGLAGEKKKKKRQREVPVEEASDAAPAAEEPKKKKKGQKEKKRAKAAAQAAEEEQEEDKEPESSPPKKTVKDEEEKESDEDCANGSDVHTDTAYEGKSKKGKSQKQSSVTQRFKRIDESKWVGAIKKEDLKDNSFWNKKDDSFAVKAAQDLGKVRGRDFRHEKTKKKRASWRGCGEIPMGVNSIQFESSDDE; this comes from the exons ATGGCTGAGAAGAGCGCGAGTCACGGAACTCTGCtgctctccgtcgtctctttTCTTGAGTCTCTCGGCCTGAgaaaggccgcgaaggcgctgagaAAAGAGGCTTCCGCTCAG ATGCTCGCGGGTGAGGAGGAGCTGTTCCCGGGCGAGACGCTGCCGGAAGTCGTGGCTGCAGGGCTTGctggcgagaagaagaagaaaaagcgccAGCGCGAGGTGCCggtcgaggaggcgagcgacgccgcgcctgccgccgaggaacccaagaagaaaaagaagggacaaaaagagaaaaagcgagcCAAGGCCGCAGCTCAGGCAGCTGAAGAGGAACAAGAGGAAGACAAAGAGCCAG AGAGTTCACCGCCGAAGAAGACCGtgaaggacgaagaggagaaggagagcgacgaggactGCGCAAATGGGAGTGACGTGCACACCGACACCGCCTACGAAGGCAAGAGCAAGAAGGGAAAGTCACAGAAACAGTCCT CTGTGACGCAGCGCTTCAAGCGCATCGACGAGTCGAAGTGGGTCGGCGCGATCAAGAAGGAGGATCTGAAGGACAATTCGTTTTGGAACAAGAAAGACGACTCCTTCGCGGTGAAGGCCGCGCAAGATTTGGGCAAAGTCCGCGGCAGAGACTTCCGCCACGAAAAGACCAaaaagaagcgcgcgagctggcgcggctgcggcgagatCCCCATGGGGGTCAACTCCATCCAGTTCGAgtccagcgacgacgagtaA